The following are from one region of the Salvelinus sp. IW2-2015 unplaced genomic scaffold, ASM291031v2 Un_scaffold2547, whole genome shotgun sequence genome:
- the LOC112074241 gene encoding thymosin beta-12-like, translating into MTVQPLPRTYFFVLKSXFDKTKLKKTETQEKNPLPTKETIEQEKQATA; encoded by the coding sequence ATGACTGTACAGCCCCTCCCTAGaacttatttttttgtattgaagTCTAAKTTTGACAAGACCAAGTTGAAGAAGACCGAGACACAAGAGAAAAACCCCTTGCCCACCAAAGAAACTATCGAACAGGAGAAGCAAGCAACAGCATGA